A stretch of the Gymnogyps californianus isolate 813 chromosome 15, ASM1813914v2, whole genome shotgun sequence genome encodes the following:
- the DEXI gene encoding dexamethasone-induced protein, which translates to MPAAVSARLDSLESWAFHALLVLPYMFYVGLFFVNVLILYYAFLMEYIVLNVGIVFLPEDMDQALVDLGVLSDPGSVLYETDSELDVFDGYLE; encoded by the coding sequence ATGCCCGCCGCGGTCTCGGCACGTCTGGATTCGCTGGAGTCCTGGGCCTTCCATGCGCTGCTGGTGCTGCCCTATATGTTTTACGTGGGCTTGTTCTTTGTCAACGTGCTGATCCTGTACTATGCTTTCCTGATGGAGTACATCGTTCTCAATGTAGGCATCGTCTTCCTACCCGAGGATATGGACCAGGCTCTGGTGGATCTGGGGGTGCTCTCCGACCCCGGCTCCGTGCTCTACGAGACGGACAGCGAGCTGGATGTCTTTGATGGGTACTTGGAGTGA